The Panicum virgatum strain AP13 chromosome 3N, P.virgatum_v5, whole genome shotgun sequence genome includes the window CGCGATCTCGTTCGGGTGTCTCGAGTTCAggacaaccggcaacggttacctcatgcagctcctctcctccgaacgcaacctcatcactccgacttcgccagcccggcgcaacaggcgctcgggtcagcgttcgcgacaggcacgcgcggagcggcgtcgtgcggcacgccacagctcccccacgtgggtcgaggctggcgcgtcgcaactcagcatcacggccaaTGGGGCAACCATTTCGTCatcgcgtgcctcggcgtcatctgcgccggcaccatcgcctgcggcaacactagtgcctcccaggggggactcgacttcggcgtcgcccttccccttcgggatacgcaacgctgccacccacgcctcgtcaaccagcgctagcttcatcgagcatgaggatcCGCCGGGCCATCATCTTCTgccgatccgcagcctcatcgcgccgtcccctgacgaatcctaccccgagacggcgagctcgatcgccgacgacgtagacttcttcatgaacaacttcacggccgaggaggccgaggactactccggggtctacgaccccgacgctctccgctcgttccagctggcgacggcgtactgcctcacctactccgaagactccagcgaggggcattacgatccttcccgggagtgcttcatggtggaccttgcggacgagcaaGATGACAACGCCCCAGGCAACGACGGGGAAGCCGGGGCGGACgcgcgggcaaagcaaccggcgAACCCGCCTGCAgcaccttcctcgtcaagctcggcggcgcgacaagccCAGCTGGCGtagctcaaagagcttcaagccaagctcgacgagcagcgtcgacaaacccaggagctacgcgccgcactcgagcagcagcgtgccGTGCCTGGTGCTCACGCCCaagcggcgggacgtgttgcgcgggagcgcatcctggccgacgacaacctCGACAAATcgccggaactgaagacggcgggcgagaagctcattgctgcggcttacctactccaagctatgcccgagccatcgacaccttcgggccgcaacctgcgccgcgaggcacaggagctcatcgagcaagctgccgtgcaacaggccgagagttctgcgtctcgcatgcgctcgaaggccccggagcagtgtgatgggactgcgcaccaggaccgtgaggtttccgtgcacacacccccagcggcgCAGGGCaaagcagccgtagcgcccggcgcgagggcaccctcggtgcacgagcgcatctggagagttcccgtaagggagcgaatccgtgacactcgcgggcacgctggcgacggcgacgcccgcaacgtcatcgacggcaggaggtacacccctcgacggggtggacgcttcgaccccgagcacgtcaggggtgagtcaccagagcctccgggcacccgggtgttcagccgggagattcggaCCGCGCCCTTTCCCCCGcactttcgacaacccaacaccctcgtcaaatactcgggtgagactgatcctgcagtctggctcaacgactaccgcctagcgtgccagctaggcggcgtgatggaggacgcggtcatcatccgcaaccttcctcttcatcttgcagacgccacacgaacgtggctcgagcacatgcctgcggatcagatccacaactgggccgatttggtccatatcttcgtgggcaatttccagggcacgtatgtGCGCCCTAggaactcttgggacctcaaagggtgtcgtcaaaagccccgcgagtccctgcgtgactacgtgcaacgcttctccaagcagtgcaccgagctccccagcgtcacccacgtcgaggtcattaactctttcctcgagggtacgacgtgcaggaacttggtgcatgagcttgcgagaagccgacccgttaacaccaatgagttgttcgatgctgccaccaactatgccgccggcgaggaagtggttggtgccatctttgacgacaaatcgagcaagcgcaaagacgatgcgcccgcgaAGGAcggcaacgtcaagcccaatgcccccgccaagaaactgaagcgggggaagaagggaaagaagccggtcccaccgagcCAGCGCGGGTCGAgacaggcagaggactccgaggaggcctttgcagctgccccagaccgcaagggacctcgaggcccccctcgaggcggtggtggccagttcgacgacatgcttaagaagccgtgtccttaccacaagggcccggtcaaccataccctcgagcagtgcgagatgctcaagaaatactacaaccgcgtcgcgcatcgcgacgaggacaagaagaaggatactagcgacaaaggtggagatgacgagttccccccagtggagaacgccttcttcatctttggaggaacaacgacgaatatgacttctcggcagcgcaagcgtgagcgccgcgaagtcttttccgttaccaaagccacgccatcctacctcgactggtcgaaggataccattgcctttggccgcgaggaccaccccgactacgtcccgcatccgggacggtacccgctcgttgtcgaccccatcatcggcaacactcgcttctccaaggtgctcatggacggaggcagcagcctcaacatcatgtacgcccctaccttggagctcatggggatcggactggacaagcttcgccccagcaagtcgccattccatggtgttgcgccggggaagcgagtccaacccctcggccagatcgatctgcctgtatgcttcggcacagcagccaacttccgcaaggaggttctcactttcgaggtggtgggatttcgagggtcctatcatgccatccttggtcgtccttgctacgccaagtttatggctgtccccaactacacctacctcaagctcaaaatgccgggtccgaagggcgtcatcaccatcggctcttcgttcgagcacgcctacgagtgcgacgtcgagtgcgttgagcgcgcggaagctcaagcggaggacgaggccctcgcagccaccctcgacaaaatggcaagcgaggccttggattccacgcaccgacatgccgggagcttcgaacccgccgagtgtatcaagaaggtgcctcTCGACCCGGGCCACCCCGAcggcaaggcgttgcagatcagctcCATCCTCGatgacaaataggaagtggtgctcgtcgatttcctccgcgccaacgcagatatctttgcgtggagcccctcggacatgcctggcataccgagggaggtcgccgagcactctcttgatgtccgacccaactccaagccggtgaagcagcgcctaagacgcttcgacgagctcaagcgccgggcgatcggcgaggagttgcagaaacttctggtggccggattcatcaaagaggtattccatcctgagtggctagctaatccagtattagtgaagaaaaagagtggaaactggaggatgtgtgtggactacactagtctaaataagacatgtccgaaggttccctttcctttgccacgaattgatcagattgtagatactactgcgggatgtgagctcttatcctttcttgatgcttactccggttaccaccaaatcaagatgaaagagtccgaccagctcgcgacttcttttatcacacctttcggcatgtaatgctacgttacgatgccctttggcctcagaaacgccggagctacctatcaacggtgtatgctccacgttttcggagaccatctcgggcggagcgtagaggcatacgTCGATGATAtcattgtaaaatccaggaaggcggacgacctggttgccgatctcaggatcgcattcgattgcctacgggccaaaggggtaaaacttaaccccgagaagtgcgtattcGGGGTACCTCgtggcatgctcttgggtttcattgtctcccagtggggcatcgaacccaaccctgacaaagtctcggccatcactcggatgggaccgatccgagatttaaagggggtacagagggtcatgggatggcta containing:
- the LOC120667320 gene encoding uncharacterized protein LOC120667320, with protein sequence MDGGSSLNIMYAPTLELMGIGLDKLRPSKSPFHGVAPGKRVQPLGQIDLPVCFGTAANFRKEVLTFEVVGFRGSYHAILGRPCYAKFMAVPNYTYLKLKMPGPKGVITIGSSFEHAYECDVECVERAEAQAEDEALAATLDKMASEALDSTHRHAGSFEPAECIKKVPLDPGHPDGKALQISSILDDK